Sequence from the Deinococcus detaillensis genome:
AGCAACTCCGGCCTGAACTCGCCCAGCTCGGCTTGCCAGCTGTACCCGCATTCCTGCGCCAGCGCTGATCCCTTCTCGGCGTGGCGGGCCACGATCACGCCCCGCCCGAAGCCCGCGTCCCGGAACGCCGCCGCCACCGCTTTGGCCATGCCGCCGCTGCCGCGTAGAGCAAACGGCGTCTCAGGTGCAAGCTGGTACTGAGCGATCAACTGCCCAACCGCCAAGTAATCGGTGTTGTAGGCCCGTAAAAAGCCGCCGTCATTGACGATGGTATTGACCGAGCCGATGGCAGCGGCGGAGGGCGTCAGTTCATCCAGCAGCGGAATGCAGGCTTCCTTGAACGGCATCGACACCGCGCAGCCGCGAATTCCTAGCGCCCGCACGCCCCCGATGGCCGCCGCGAGGTCAGTCGTTGTAAACGCTTTGTAGACATAATCGAGGCCGAGTTCAGCGTACAAGAAGTTGTGGAAGCGGGTGCCGAAGTTACCCGGCCTGCCCGCCAGCGAGATGCAGAGTGTGGTGTCTTTGCTGATGGACTGCATGGATCTGGGCTGCGGCATGCTTAGGCCTCAACGTGTTCGTCGGCCAATTCGCCGCTGCGCTCCAGCTTCTCCAGGTACGCTGTGCCGCCTTCCACCTCTGCCGCGAAGCCTGAAGCCGCGCCGAACACCAGCATCTCGGCCAACGTCTCCGACATCAAGTATTCCTGCCAGACTTCAGCGGCTTCTCTGGCCTTGCCGTTCAGCTCTAGGTGCAGGGTGATTCGGTCAGACACCTCGAACCCGGCCTTCTTGCGCCCGTCCTGAATGCCGCGCACCAGATCGCGGGCCAAGCCTTCCAGCTCTAAGTCGTGGGTCAGGGTGGTGTCGAAAGCCACCAAATAACCGGCTTCTTCCATCGCGGCGAAGCCCTCAGGTGACTTGGCGTCCACCAGCACTTCGTCCGGCCCCAGCTCGAAGCGTTGACCGTTCGGGGCAATAACTTCAAATTGCTGTCCGTCGCGCACGGCGCGGGCGATCTCGGAGGCATCGGCGGCACTGAGGGCAGCACGGACTTGCGGCACGGCCTTGCCGAACTTTTTGCCCAGCAGCGGCAAATTGGGCCGCAACTGATAGCTGACCAACTCGGCGTACTGATCCAGCAGCTCCACTTCCTTGACGTTGAGTTCTTCCTTGATCTGCTCGGCAAAGCGGCCCAGTGCCTGCGTCATCTCGCCGCTTCTGGCCCGCAGCATCACGCGCGGCAGGGGTTGGCGCTGACGCATTCCGCTTTGCCCGCGCACCGCCCGCCCGAGGCCGACAACCCGCAGCACCGCGTCCATTTCGCCCACCAAGCTCGGCGCACTCAGCGCTTCGTCTACGATCGGCCAGCTCGCCAGATGCACACTCTCCGGCGCTGAGGCGTCCACGCTCCGCACCAGATTCTGATACAGCGTCTCGGCCAGAAACGGTGTGAACGGCGCGGTCAGCAGCGTCACGGTCTTGAGCGCGGCATGCAAGGTGGCGTAAGCGCTGACGTCCACACCGTCTTGGCTGTAAAAGCGGCGGCGGTTGCGCCTCACGTACCAGTTACTCAAATCCTCGGTGACAAAGTCTTGCA
This genomic interval carries:
- a CDS encoding shikimate 5-dehydrogenase, with protein sequence MPQPRSMQSISKDTTLCISLAGRPGNFGTRFHNFLYAELGLDYVYKAFTTTDLAAAIGGVRALGIRGCAVSMPFKEACIPLLDELTPSAAAIGSVNTIVNDGGFLRAYNTDYLAVGQLIAQYQLAPETPFALRGSGGMAKAVAAAFRDAGFGRGVIVARHAEKGSALAQECGYSWQAELGEFRPELLVNVTPIGMAGGAEAERLAFKADAVEHAQLVFDVVAMPAETPLIRAARAAGKRVISGAEVASLQALEQFVLYTGVRPSPEQAARAAAFAHNTAVHNTAAHDTAAQS